From the Quercus lobata isolate SW786 chromosome 6, ValleyOak3.0 Primary Assembly, whole genome shotgun sequence genome, one window contains:
- the LOC115950463 gene encoding uncharacterized protein LOC115950463 yields MGKKRRLPLVDVGEGPSSSRQRGEELQAAHTSDAGSQPTGMERDHPLTIVQVGQGSSRSRDIMQEELRAAYDAEHARWEEGDDDDDDETQPPSADDLVQETAPSNDGRAEDAVRETPISNNINKRRGITLMQRIWALPPNKKLVCGLNGSMQPVGESGQTFKRWLGTLCICRNYCPLMPATWTHVDRKCKEDAWVEIEKKWIIDPDIIKPANQMNWAMHLNVYTEYSVLTDLFVLICWRECVKELTDTNKRSRSFQTDIARTGPISFAQTADNMAKESGQAVERANVFIKAYCTKDGTPISNEVRDKIDKMKEILDNGGKLVGDHRDGILWAKDDAFAQVMGKERSGRVRGVGFGPTPSGRSGSNLPCVHGPSSTETAQRMTALENSMKDQLADSEQRHQQQLAEALAEAKRELDARHEQQLAEALAEAKQESDARHEQQLAEAMRESETQHQQQLDETKREMADTKRRMDEIVAFLQKNMALSLSGYSG; encoded by the exons ATGGGTAAGAAACGCCGATTGCCACTTGTAGACGTCGGCGAAGGACCCTCGAGTTCACGACAGAGAGGGGAGGAGCTGCAAGCCGCCCATACTAGTGATGCTGGGTCACAACCCACAG GAATGGAGAGGGACCATCCATTGACAATTGTGCAAGTTGGCCAAGGTTCATCACGCTCACGAGACATCATGCAGGAGGAGTTAAGGGCCGCCTATGATGCTGAGCACGCAAGATGGGAGgaaggagatgatgatgatgatgatgagacaCAGCCGCCTTCTGCAG ACGATTTGGTCCAAGAAACCGCACCATCCAATGATGGGCGTGCAGAAGATGCAGTTCGGGaaaccccaatatccaataatataaataaaagacgTGGAATAACGCTAATGCAGCGAATATGGGCTCTTCCACCGAACAAGAAACTTGTATGTGGGTTAAATGGGAGCATGCAACCGGTTGGGGAAAGCGGGCAAACATTCAAAAGGTGGTTGGGCACCTTATGCATCTGCCGCAACTATTGCCCACTTATGCCTGCTACTTGGACGCATGTCGACCGTAAATGCAAAGAAGACGCCTGGGTAGAGATAGAG AAAAAGTGGATCATTGACCCAGATATTATCAAACCAGCAAATCAAATGAACTGGGCAATGCACTT AAATGTCTATACCGAGTACAGTGTTTTAActgatttgtttgttttaatttgttggcGGGAATGTGTAAAGGAATTAACGGATACGAACAAGAGAAGTCGTTCGTTTCAGACGGATATAGCGAGGACAGGGCCTATAAGTTTTGCACAAACTGCTGACAATATG GCAAAAGAAAGCGGCCAAGCAGTGGAGCGTGCAAATGTTTTCATAAAAGCATACTGCACGAAAGATGGGACTCCTATTAGTAATGAAGTGCGAGACAAGATT gataaaatgaaagaaattttagACAACGGGGGCAAACTAGTAGGAGACCATCGCGATGGAATTCTCTGGGCAAAAGATGATGCGTTCGCTCAAGTGATGGGCAAAGAACGTTCTGGACGTGTCCGTGGGGTCGGTTTTGGACCAACCCCATCAGGAAGAAGTGGGTCCAACCTTCCATGTGTGCATGGGCCGTCGTCCACTGAAACGGCCCAACGAATGACTGCATTGGAAAATTCGATGAAGGACCAACTTGCTGACTCAGAGCAAAGGCATCAGCAGCAACTGGCCGAAGCACTGGCCGAAGCAAAGCGGGAGTTAGATGCACGGCATGAGCAGCAACTAGCCGAAGCACTGGCCGAAGCAAAGCAGGAGTCAGATGCACGGCATGAGCAACAACTGGCCGAAGCAATGCGCGAATCAGAAAcacagcatcagcagcagctgGACGAAACAAAGCGGGAAATGGCCGATACAAAGCGGAGAATGGATGAAATAGTAGCCTTCTTACAAAAGAACATGGCTTTAAGTTTAAGCGGTTATTCAG gATAG